A stretch of DNA from Aspergillus flavus chromosome 3, complete sequence:
CAATGATATACGCACGCAAAATGCTGTGAGGATACACAAGCAGCAGTCCAGTCAGCAATCTCAGCAGCACCCCAGAAAATGTAACGTGTACCAGCGTTCTAGATCGCATGCGACGCCTAAACGGCATCACAGTTAAGGTAATACGTACGGTTTTAGCAGTTGATTTATATTTCGGCCTTTGCCCGTGAGGCCTGTAGAATCCATGGTGTTCAAAGCTCCATTCAATGGCAATGTTTCATGGCCACTTCTCGGTAGAAGATGGTATCACACCATATAATATGAACCTAAACTATATAGGGGCGTCAGGGATTCTTCCTAGCTATGTATAGCCGATCCTTGTACATAACGCGAGACACACCTTTCGGACGCGGTGTACCTACTCCTTACGGAGAACTTAACATGGATCGCTTGGTCAATCCAGATCTCTTTGAGGCAACAATAATCGACGGAGACCATGTAAATTGGACGAGATTACGGAATACAAAATGGGAAAACTAGCACAAACACCTGCTGTGGCAGCAGTTCGAATAATTCCTACCTGATAGCGGTCTATTGGCAGCGTTGGTGTGACCTAGCGTGGAGCCGTGCAACGTAATCTTGAACCTCGGTCCTTGAGGACCTCCAAAGCACTTCTGTTAAGGCTGGTGGTTCAGGGGTAAGACTAAACCCTTGGTGGCCGATCCTCCATCTGTCAGCCGCAAAATTGGGTGGTACGTGAGTCGTCCCGCGGGATAAACCCCGTGGGCCTCCGGGCCGTACGGAGCACTTGGTTGTGGGCCGAAGAAAAACGGAacgaggaaaagaggagTTCGATGGATGAacaatatttaataaaacaAAGAAGTAGTATATACAAACTATTTTCCGAGTAAGAATGTGAGAATAAGAGGGGTCTGCAAGGTGTTATACTGGCCTGAGTTATGGACCAGgaggaaggggggaaagagggaaagagacaGCAGAGTAGCAGACAGCAGACAATTCAATGCAGGACATGGATTTGCCAGACCCTCTTCTAGCGGGATTGGGAAATAGGACCGAGCGTCACAATACCCCGGTATTACGGAAAGTCTAACGTCCCTGATGGACGACAGTGGGGTATTTTTGGTATGGTTTTTACGTCACGcgaccttttctttctgttcgaGCGCGAGATTTTTTGCATGTGATCGAGTCGAAAAGACCGACGGTTTCCATTCCAATGTTACTGCAGCTCTCTCCACCATCGCATATCCCCAGACTACTAACTAactcttttttccctctttcccaTATGATATCAATGCGGGGGCCTTTCTTCTACCAGGCCAACCTTGTCCTCGTCTAATGCTGTTGCTCTGTCTTGTGTTCGATTAATACCTACACTCAAGTGTCAACTCATCTATCTGCGGTTCGGTTCTCCCCAAAAAAGGCCCTGCTCGTACGTCAAGGACAAGACGAGCCCCGTGGACTCCACTTCTCTGTACTCTTATATGACCCCGGATTTTGAGGGTACAAGTCCAGACCATTGGCCGATCAAGGCATGCTCACGTTGCCCTCTCGACGTCGCTCTCAATAATAGAGTAGCGACACAAGCGAAAACCATTACCCCTCCACACTCTACACTGTcgctcctttctctttctctccgtTCCTCATTAAAATGAATATGAACGCTCCTCAGGCTCGCAGTGGACGGGATAGCCCTCAACCGGGACCATTTGGCTGTATGTATAGTCGAAGTTTGACACAAATACCTCAGTCTGATCGCATTTACCTTGCAGATTCCTTTCTTTCGCCCATGGATACTCCTTACGAACCTGCACCTGCGCCTCCTCCCGGGCCAGCTCTTCTTGATGATAATGAGTCTAATATGCTTGATAATTTTTTCACGACAATGAATTCCAACCATTTCACGAACGACTTCTGGCTCCAGGGCCAACAGAATAAGTCACTTGGGCCGCCAAATTTTGAATGGTCAGATGAACTACCTCCGACATTCGAAGGCTCCACCACCTCTCTCTCACAACCCTCACTTCCTCACCGCGGCCTAGATAAATCCGGAATGGATATTTTACCTAACCATTCGAATTCGGATATCTTCGCGGCTGCTTCCATGCTCTATCAAAACGGCATGAATGGGGCTGGACTTGTTGCTCCTTTTGCACATCACCCgttctcctctttctcaaaTATGGACTACAATAATACCCATATGAATGGTCGAGTAAAACCCCATCAACCACAATCAGTGCCATCCAAGCAGTCGAACACGTTGACTGGTGCACGTGCACCGTTGGCTTATCACACGTCGGAAATGCTCTTTGATGTGCGAGATCCAATATCAGCAGAGCAACAAGCCACTGCCAAAGTACGGCCTCTTCATTGGGGGTCTGATGTCAGCTTTATGGACCAAGGATATGTGGCACCGCCTGATCAGCCGAACGTAGAAGAACAAACGCAGGAATTGCTTCGCCACCTCGAGTCTCTCGAGCCCCAAAGCAGTGCTGCCAATACTCGCGCACCTAGTCCGGAACGGATCACCGGCCACCACAGTGCTCATTGGACAGGACCGGATGCGACCGGGCCACTCAGTGATTTACGCAGGGAATACAGGGACAGCATGGAAGATCTATCGCAGCCTAAGAAACGGCAAAGGACCttgatcaaggaagaagaggacgagaacTCGGAAGATGACACGAAACCGAGGTCAAGAAGATCCAAGAGTACGAGCTATGGCAAGAATCGGCGGATGTCAACTGAGACCATCCGAAAATCGAAAGTTCAGCAAGGTGCCAAACCCGCAAGAGAGAATCTCACGGAGGAGCAAAAACGGAGTAATCACATTTTGTCTGAGCAAAAACGCAGAAACTTGATCAGGCAGGGATTTGACGATTTATGCACGCTTGTACCTGGGCTGAAGGGTGGAGGCTTCAGCAAAAGTGCCATGCTTACGCAAGCTGCAGACTGGCTGGAGGAGATACTACGTGGGAATGAAATTCTAAAGGCGCAGCTTGCCGACATGAAAGCCGTGAATGGCTTAGTTATGCCTCGATAACGCGTATGTTGGTTATGCGACCATGACAtgtcctttcttctttctacccTGTCGAAACACTTTTTCGAGCACTGGCACTTTTACAAGTTCTCTGAGATGGATCGATTAGCGAGCTAGGTGGTGTACATTGTGGACGTTTCATTCTCGGGGCTTTTATCTTCTGGCGATCATGATCTATCCCTAAGATATCTATGTgttctcttttcctgctGTTCCTTTAAAGCCTGTCTCGTTGCTGCTACGATGTGCTTCATGCCTTATAATACCCTTGATTGCTCAGGCCTAGGAGCCGAGCGTTATGTTCTCTGTCTTGTATGCATAATAGGAAACTGATATATATCCGGCTATAGAGAATGCAAGCCTTTGCATTTGGGCATGGGTATTAAATACGTATCTGTATGTAAAAGCTCTCCAAGTCATTAAGCCAAAACCAGATGTGTAAGAGGAACACAAGAGAAATACAATACAAGATGCAAGGTAAAATCGCCGAGGAGCATTGATGGTAGGAGACGTACCTGCAGCCGTCAGTGCCCCACGGGCGCCTAAACTAGTTTAGCGTCATTGTGTTTCTCTGGCATGTGACGCTGCGACAAGGATCAACAATCGCGTTGACGTCGATCCATCCACATTACTACGCACGACACCTTCTTACCTTTTTCTTGTATTCAATGTGAATCTTGCTCAAGGGCCTCTAGTTTCTCTACCAATCAAGCCGCAATGCCTCCGAAACGAAAGAGCTCCGGTGATGGACATGATCAAGACGACACGCGCAGGAAGCGATTTGCTTATCTGAAGCCCCAAGTTCGTCGGGTTGCTGAAAGAACGATCAAATCTAAATGGTCCACGCTACCAGAGCCAATGCAAGAAAAAGTTCGCGATATGTTTCGAGCTCTCGAGCGCCCGGTCATAGTGCGCCAGCAGAGTGAGCGAAAGCGCATTGAAGCGCAGGCGGCCGTTCAGGCCGTAGTGAAGAAGTATGCATGGCGAATATTCTTATGTTTTCTGATtatttcttctgttcttgaTAGAAAAATGACCTAACCTTCAAACCTTCCTCTCAAGTCTCGGAAAGCGCCTCCCTAGAATGCCATTCCCACCCGTAACGAAGGATTCGGTTTTCGAGTACGAGGCTGCACTGAAAGAACACGTACGAAGCGTCCTAAACTGCCTTCACAAACTAATACTGATACTCGACAGTGCTCCCTGGAGGCGAGCTTGGCTACCGTCACGGACAGCACTGATCTTTTGAAAGCCGaaatcgaaaaagaagaggcaTTACTTGCGAAGGAAACGAAGCAACTGCaggaaatggagaagaatgcTAAGCGGGCGGAAGCTGAACGGAAGAGGCAGCTGAAAAATGTAAGCCGACTGTGTTGCTGTGAAGCCGCGGAACTTGTTACTGATGATATTAAGGAACACCCCGTACTTCGACAGCTCAGCGTTCCTGGACAACAGAGTCAGGATCATACTCAATTCACACTCGCTGGCGCAAACGATTTGCAAACTACGTTTGATGAGGTAATCACGCGGCTTCCTTATTGCCAAGCTGTCACTAACGTGCTTTCTTTAGCTCGAAAACGACCCTGAGGTCGTGGACTTGTTAAAGCATCTGAATGGACATCTCAAATCCATGCAGAGCAATACAGCTCCTCTGGCAGGCCTAAGTGAGGCGATTACACGGTCTCAGACAGCCTTGAGTTTGATTTGCCGGCCTGAAGATTGAGGCATTTGAGCTTTAACCTGCATTAGGGTTTCATAAAACTTGATGTGGTATTACCTCAGCTACAGCTGAAAGCCAGCCTATCATTCAGTCGAACCTTCCGGTTTGTATTGCAGGTGCATGACTGCAACGGCTTGACCTAGGGGATAGACCCGTAAACAATGGGCTGATTCCTGGAAAAATCGTTTGAGTACTACATGTGATTGGCCTACTGTCTCTTTAGCCTTGCTATGTGAGCGTGCTATAAAAACGCCACCAACGGGGCACTTAAGATCCAGCCATCATACGGTGCGGGTCCTAAATATTCAAACAGAATATGTGGTTCGGTGGATGTTGGAAAGCCCCTTATTCTGATAGGGAGATTAGCTAGGGGACTGGTCTAGTCTAGATCATGGGAGTCAAATCTGGCGCACTATGACGAGGTGGCTGTGCGTCGGAGCATAGAATCGTACTTGTATGGAGCAACTCCAAATGTGGAGGGCCTGAGCATCTGTTTACATTAGAAGTGCTTTGCTCGTTTCCAGTGAATTTAGAACGATGAGCACGCTCGGATTCTGGAACAGTAGAAAGCATAATTGGCATATAGTTCAACCTGGAGGGTTATTTTCAAGTGTATAAGCCATTCAAGCCGAGGTAGTTGTTTCGCATATGGTCATGCCGAAATGCTGGTTGTTGAATATCAAGATTTAGGGTTCCGAGGAAGAGTTGGGGAGGAGATTTATGGTGTCAAGAGAATGCATCGGGACATCTTGGGACGTTTCCCGCAGTTGAAATGCGGAGGAGCTCGGGAAAAGATACAGCCCGCCCGGTTGGAAGTCCCGCACACCAGCGGGGAAACCTTGTGAGTCGATCGCAATCGCCGTTCGCGTGTATCAtcataccatacatacatactttcGCGCCGCGACAGTGACTCAAGGATTACTTTTCTACAATGCATTTGAGCTTTCTCTGTCTTTGAGCGTTAGTTGATGTCTGCAAGTTCCCACCGGACTCTTATCTGTGTCCCCCGATAGCGACAACGAAACAGCCGGACTCTGCGCAACCGCTTTTGCGCCCAGTGATCAATGACCGAGAAAAACGCTGCGCAAACGGGCACGAGACCCGAACAATCCGGCAATGGTACCTTAGGAAATCTGAAGAACAGTATGGCTGAAGGAGACGCACCCAAAAAGGACTCAACCGCCAAAGATAACTCGCGAAATTCTCCAGCGTCCAAAGGTGAAAACGCTGCTGCGGGGACTCACGCCAGCCCCAAGAAGCGTCGCAAGGTTAATCATGGTAAGCAAACAACCTCGCCATGCATTCGTACAAGGATAATGGCAGCGGATCCTCACACTCCCTTGCCGTTCCGCGGATATGAACTCTACGACGCTAATCCTGTTGCCACTCTTTTAGCATGCGTCTACTGTCGGCGATCGGTAAGCCTGTTCTCTTGACGCCCCTTTCAGCAATATTCGTCGTCTGTCCGGACGTCCAGTTGCTTCCCCCTTCGAAAAATCAAAGCAaggagtaaaagaaaaaaaccccTCGGAATCTATCTGCTGACGAAAGGGCAATTCTTCACGTGGTACAGCATATGACTTGCGATTCGGTACGACTTTTCCTGAACTTTACCATCACAGCTCACCCTTGTGAAACCCATTACGGTTGCCTTGAGAGTTGCTGACacttgttttcttttcttttcctttggaaAATAAAGGAGCGGCCGTGTACACGATGTATAAAGCGCAATATTGGCCACCTGTGCCATGACGAGCCTAGAGAACCTTCGAAGCGCGCTCGGAGTGAACACGAACACTCTGTAGGAGATGACGAAAGCGTGCAGAACAATGACTTTTCGAACGTCCTTCAAGGTATGACTGGTAATGTCGATGTCCAGGATGCTGCCGGTCAGCAAATCCTCCCTAACGGGATTCCATCGTCGTCTGTGCAGCACGGCAAcctcccctcttcttcaggtcAAGCCCCCGGTGCAACTTCCCAGCCAGGTAAGTCTTGGAGTAAGTAAACGCATTTGTTAATGTTGTTGCTGATTTTCCCTTCAAAAAGTTCTCGGTTACAATGATTGGCTTGGTGGTCAAAGCCAATTTCAGGATATGCACACTTTCCATCCTTCGTATATGTTCAATGCTCCGGAGGTCACAAATGAGTACAACCTTCTTGGTGACTTCCTGAGTAACAGTCTCTTGGATGACGGATCTATGTTCCAGAATGATGATCTGCAGGGGATCTACTCTGACCCGACGTTGATCGGTTCGATGGCAACACTCGGTGGGGGACCTAACGCGGCGCTACTTCAGCAATCGCAACCGCCGCCTTTGACCCAGACCCAACCATCTCAGGGCGAATCAATCCAGGGTCCGATTAGTGGAGCGGTCAATGATAAAGCGCGGGAAACATATTACATGACGGCAGCAGATCCTTCCGGGTCTGACCCACCGGAAGAGCGAATGAACAAGCTCCTGAAGGCTAAATACGATGCTGGCCTTCTCAGGCCATTTAAC
This window harbors:
- a CDS encoding Zn(II)2Cys6 transcription factor acuM (hypothetical protein Ao3042_05767), encoding MTEKNAAQTGTRPEQSGNGTLGNLKNSMAEGDAPKKDSTAKDNSRNSPASKGENAAAGTHASPKKRRKVNHACVYCRRSHMTCDSERPCTRCIKRNIGHLCHDEPREPSKRARSEHEHSVGDDESVQNNDFSNVLQGMTGNVDVQDAAGQQILPNGIPSSSVQHGNLPSSSGQAPGATSQPVLGYNDWLGGQSQFQDMHTFHPSYMFNAPEVTNEYNLLGDFLSNSLLDDGSMFQNDDLQGIYSDPTLIGSMATLGGGPNAALLQQSQPPPLTQTQPSQGESIQGPISGAVNDKARETYYMTAADPSGSDPPEERMNKLLKAKYDAGLLRPFNYVKGYARLNQYMEKNLQQASRQKILRQLDKFRPKFRERMQSLTDIELILVEMWFERSLMEYDRVFASMAIPACCWRRTGEIFRGNKEMAELIGVPIETLRDGKLAIHEIIVEDQLVSYWEKFGAIAFDNTQKAMLTSCTLKSPDSNAPGDGIPCCFSFTIRRDPHNIPSLIVGNFLPSQRKSK
- a CDS encoding putative kinetochore protein fta7 gives rise to the protein MPPKRKSSGDGHDQDDTRRKRFAYLKPQVRRVAERTIKSKWSTLPEPMQEKVRDMFRALERPVIVRQQSERKRIEAQAAVQAVVKNLGKRLPRMPFPPVTKDSVFEYEAALKEHCSLEASLATVTDSTDLLKAEIEKEEALLAKETKQLQEMEKNAKRAEAERKRQLKNEHPVLRQLSVPGQQSQDHTQFTLAGANDLQTTFDELENDPEVVDLLKHLNGHLKSMQSNTAPLAGLSEAITRSQTALSLICRPED